In Mangifera indica cultivar Alphonso unplaced genomic scaffold, CATAS_Mindica_2.1 Un_0058, whole genome shotgun sequence, one genomic interval encodes:
- the LOC123207091 gene encoding probable serine/threonine-protein kinase PBL9: protein MLVYEYMTEGRRLTVKTEVYSFGVVLLEIFLGKDAVKKYPNGLAGMWAKPYLSNKQELHRAVDQRLGKNIRMEEAQEFAQIILRCLSLEPKTTPTMTQVVADLEQLELPMGGNWDFLRLSKCPIKEPPTLNTSSRKSCSPKC from the exons ATGCTGGTTTATGAGTACATGACTGAAGGAA GACGTTTGACTGTAAAAACTGAGGTTTATAGCTTCGGCGTGGTACTTTTAGAGATCTTCTTGGGCAAAGATGCAGTGAAAAAATATCCAAATGGTTTGGCAGGGATGTGGGCAAAGCCATATCTTAGCAACAAGCAGGAACTGCATCGCGCTGTTGATCAGAGACTAGGGAAGAACATAAGGATGGAGGAAGCTCAAGAGTTCGCTCAAATCATTCTTAGATGCCTTAGTTTAGAACCGAAGACCACGCCAACAATGACACAGGTTGTAGCTGATCTAGAGCAACTAGAGCTACCTATGGGCGGCAATTGGGACTTCCTCAGGCTGTCTAAATGCCCAATAAAAGAGCCTCCCACTTTGAACACTTCATCTAGAAAGTCATGTAGCCCGAAATGCTAA